A single window of Micrococcaceae bacterium Sec5.1 DNA harbors:
- the hxlA gene encoding 3-hexulose-6-phosphate synthase: MKLQVALDLLTTEAALELAGKVAEHVDIIELGTPLIKAEGLSAVTAIKEAHPTKIVFADMKTMDAGELEADIAFKAGADLVSVLGTADDSTIAGAVKAAQTHNKGIVVDLIGVADKVSRAKEARALGAKFIEFHAGLDEQAQPGFDLRGLLNAGEEARVPFSVAGGVNLSTIQAVQLAGADVAVAGSAIYSALDPELAAKELKAAIQ, from the coding sequence ATGAAACTTCAAGTCGCACTGGACCTCCTCACCACCGAGGCCGCCCTGGAACTGGCCGGCAAAGTAGCCGAGCACGTTGACATCATCGAGCTGGGCACCCCGCTGATCAAGGCAGAGGGCCTCTCCGCAGTGACCGCGATCAAGGAAGCACACCCCACCAAGATCGTCTTCGCCGACATGAAGACGATGGACGCTGGAGAACTCGAAGCCGACATCGCCTTCAAGGCCGGCGCCGACCTCGTCTCAGTGCTCGGAACGGCAGACGACTCCACCATTGCAGGTGCCGTCAAGGCAGCCCAGACCCACAACAAGGGCATCGTGGTGGACCTGATCGGCGTTGCTGACAAGGTTTCCCGTGCAAAGGAAGCCCGCGCTCTCGGGGCCAAGTTCATCGAGTTCCACGCTGGCCTGGACGAGCAAGCCCAGCCTGGCTTCGACCTCCGCGGTCTCCTTAACGCCGGTGAAGAAGCCCGTGTACCGTTCTCGGTTGCAGGTGGCGTCAACCTGTCCACCATCCAGGCCGTGCAGTTGGCCGGTGCCGACGTAGCCGTGGCCGGCAGCGCCATCTACAGTGCCCTTGATCCGGAACTGGCTGCCAAGGAACTCAAAGCCGCTATCCAGTAA
- a CDS encoding glycogen debranching N-terminal domain-containing protein, whose product MAGWNADTAAGPLGSGTVTLVEGSSFCISAANGDIRPELPQGVFHLDTRILSKWELTVNGQPLEPLAAETKEPYRALFACRVPRSDGYADSPLLVERLREVGAGILEKITVRNYSTKAADCRILLTVESDFADLFEVKEARITRHWTETRLPEGNSLEIRGRWEGFRKSVVIQAEGAGAGAKALGFRTTIPPFGEWSTRVSVLPTADGVVAPFVHPARGEMSPSDRRRQDWVDKIPVLHIGNRSIERTLRRSYEDLGALRIQDPDHPDRVVVAAGAPWFMTLFGRDSLWASEMALAVDPSLALGTLRTLADRQGTVVDPVSEEEPGKILHEVRLDVSSGLALGGKSTYYGSVDATPLFVVVLGSVSRWGFGKETIAALLPNADRALEWIRDYGDRDGDGFVEYGRPNEHGLINQGWKDSWDGINFADGTLAEPPLALCEVQAYVHGAYTSRAWIAYDAGDLTLAAELQERADRLKQKFNEEFWLPDKGYYAVALDRDKRPVDACASNMGHTMWFGLMDEDKAPSVVEHLMSPEMFSGWGIRTLASNMGAYNPASYHNGSVWPHDNALIVQGLLRYGFVEEAQRIATALLEAAEYSGGRLPELFCGFDRKQFSEPVPYPTACSPQAWAATTPIQLVMGLMRYDTHISLGGVWLDPVLPPSFGDLHIGNAPMGSGRITIDISGSKPSVQGLPEGLTFHHAQRPWLTELLEQAHLPSPEK is encoded by the coding sequence GTGGCTGGATGGAACGCCGATACTGCCGCCGGGCCCCTTGGCTCCGGCACGGTCACGCTGGTGGAAGGCTCATCATTCTGCATTTCCGCTGCCAACGGAGACATCCGTCCGGAGCTACCGCAGGGAGTCTTCCATTTGGACACCCGGATCCTGTCCAAATGGGAATTGACGGTCAACGGACAACCACTTGAGCCACTGGCCGCGGAGACGAAGGAACCTTACCGGGCGCTCTTTGCCTGCCGGGTGCCCCGTTCGGATGGATATGCGGACAGTCCGCTGCTGGTGGAGCGCCTGCGCGAGGTCGGAGCCGGAATCCTGGAGAAGATCACAGTCCGGAACTACTCCACCAAGGCAGCTGATTGCCGGATCCTGCTGACGGTCGAGTCTGACTTCGCGGACCTCTTTGAAGTGAAGGAGGCCAGGATCACCCGTCACTGGACCGAAACCCGGCTTCCTGAGGGGAATTCCCTGGAAATCCGTGGCCGGTGGGAGGGTTTCCGAAAAAGCGTCGTCATCCAGGCCGAAGGTGCGGGTGCGGGAGCAAAGGCATTGGGCTTCAGGACCACGATTCCACCTTTCGGGGAATGGAGCACTCGGGTCAGTGTTTTGCCAACCGCAGATGGCGTCGTGGCACCCTTCGTCCATCCAGCACGCGGGGAAATGTCGCCCAGCGATCGGCGTCGGCAAGATTGGGTGGACAAGATCCCCGTCCTGCATATTGGCAATCGATCCATTGAGCGGACCCTGCGGCGCAGCTACGAGGACCTCGGTGCCCTCAGGATCCAGGATCCGGACCATCCGGACAGGGTGGTTGTGGCCGCCGGCGCCCCATGGTTCATGACGTTGTTCGGCCGCGACTCCCTCTGGGCATCCGAGATGGCGTTGGCCGTTGACCCCTCCCTCGCTTTGGGGACGCTCCGAACGTTGGCCGACCGCCAGGGAACAGTGGTGGATCCGGTCAGCGAGGAAGAACCAGGCAAGATCCTGCATGAGGTGAGGCTCGATGTCTCCAGCGGCCTCGCTCTCGGCGGAAAGTCCACTTACTACGGCAGCGTTGATGCCACCCCGCTCTTCGTGGTTGTCCTGGGATCGGTCAGCCGCTGGGGTTTCGGCAAGGAAACCATTGCGGCCCTGCTTCCCAATGCGGACCGCGCCCTTGAGTGGATCCGCGATTACGGCGACCGGGACGGCGATGGCTTTGTGGAGTACGGTCGCCCCAATGAGCACGGGCTCATCAACCAAGGATGGAAGGACTCCTGGGACGGCATCAACTTTGCCGATGGCACCCTTGCCGAACCGCCCTTGGCGCTGTGCGAAGTCCAGGCGTACGTGCACGGCGCCTATACGTCCCGGGCCTGGATAGCGTACGACGCCGGCGACCTCACCTTGGCCGCGGAGCTTCAGGAACGCGCGGATCGCCTCAAACAAAAGTTCAACGAAGAGTTTTGGCTTCCGGACAAGGGCTATTACGCCGTCGCGTTGGACCGCGACAAGAGGCCTGTTGACGCATGCGCCTCCAACATGGGCCACACCATGTGGTTTGGATTGATGGATGAGGACAAGGCCCCCTCTGTGGTGGAGCACCTGATGTCCCCGGAAATGTTCAGTGGATGGGGAATCCGGACGTTGGCCAGCAACATGGGCGCCTACAACCCGGCCAGCTACCACAACGGCTCAGTCTGGCCGCACGACAATGCGTTGATTGTCCAAGGGCTGCTGCGGTACGGCTTTGTGGAAGAAGCACAACGGATTGCCACAGCGTTGCTGGAAGCCGCCGAGTATTCAGGTGGCCGGCTCCCGGAACTCTTCTGCGGCTTCGACCGGAAACAGTTCAGCGAACCGGTTCCCTATCCAACTGCCTGCTCACCCCAAGCATGGGCCGCCACAACGCCCATTCAACTGGTCATGGGCCTCATGCGCTACGACACGCACATTTCGTTGGGCGGCGTCTGGCTGGACCCCGTTTTGCCGCCGTCCTTCGGAGACCTCCACATCGGCAACGCCCCTATGGGAAGCGGCCGAATCACCATCGACATCAGCGGTTCCAAACCCTCGGTCCAAGGCCTGCCGGAGGGGTTGACGTTCCACCATGCGCAACGACCCTGGCTCACGGAGCTATTGGAACAGGCGCACCTTCCAAGCCCGGAAAAGTAG
- a CDS encoding deoxyribodipyrimidine photo-lyase has translation MKPAIVWFRDDLRVRDNPALCAAVDDGAAVALYILDEESPGIRAHGGAASWWLHHSLRALRDELAALGVPLLLHRGPAAPVVQEITTAIDAGALFWNRRYGPAERTVDAGIKAWARDAGIHVESFQASLLHEPWEVTTKTGGQYKVFTPFWRTVSARDFRDPLAVPEEGRGYAGQLPALDSLESWHLLPTTPDWSAGLREAWTPGSVAGHQRLKEFVADGLTNYDEGRNRPDIDGSSCLSPYLRWGELSPFEVWQALATNRSESTSIFASELGWREFCWHQYFHNADLATANLCKEFDRFPWAWPDSDGHESAAWELRAWQRGSTGFPLVDAGQRQLWQTGWMHNRVRMIAASFLVKNLGIHWQLGEQWFWDTLVDADPASNPANWQWVAGSGADASPFFRIFNPEAQRIKFDPHGKYIARWIQEFGTPDYPEEIVDLKTTRQDALDAYKGLKEVY, from the coding sequence GTGAAGCCGGCCATCGTCTGGTTCCGTGACGACCTGAGGGTCAGGGACAACCCTGCCCTGTGTGCCGCCGTCGATGATGGCGCGGCGGTTGCGCTCTACATCCTGGACGAAGAATCGCCCGGCATCCGCGCCCACGGCGGTGCCGCAAGCTGGTGGCTGCACCACTCGTTGAGAGCGCTGCGGGACGAGCTCGCAGCACTTGGAGTGCCGCTTCTGCTGCATCGGGGACCGGCCGCCCCGGTCGTTCAGGAAATCACGACGGCGATCGACGCGGGCGCGCTGTTCTGGAACCGCCGGTACGGCCCGGCGGAGCGGACGGTCGACGCCGGGATCAAGGCGTGGGCTCGTGACGCCGGTATTCATGTGGAGAGTTTTCAGGCGTCCCTGCTTCATGAGCCGTGGGAAGTCACCACCAAGACGGGCGGCCAGTACAAGGTTTTCACCCCTTTCTGGCGGACCGTTTCAGCGCGGGACTTCCGGGACCCGTTGGCTGTGCCGGAAGAAGGGCGAGGCTACGCTGGCCAACTCCCTGCGCTCGATTCGCTGGAGTCATGGCACCTGCTGCCCACCACCCCGGACTGGTCCGCAGGGTTGCGGGAGGCGTGGACGCCAGGATCGGTTGCCGGCCACCAACGGCTCAAGGAATTCGTGGCGGATGGACTCACCAATTACGACGAAGGCCGAAATCGCCCGGATATCGATGGCAGCAGTTGCCTCTCGCCGTATCTGCGGTGGGGTGAGCTCAGCCCGTTCGAGGTTTGGCAGGCGCTGGCTACCAACAGATCGGAAAGCACAAGTATTTTCGCTTCAGAACTCGGTTGGCGCGAATTCTGTTGGCACCAGTACTTCCACAACGCGGATCTCGCCACAGCGAACCTGTGCAAGGAGTTTGACCGCTTCCCCTGGGCGTGGCCGGATAGTGATGGTCACGAGTCTGCAGCCTGGGAGCTCCGCGCCTGGCAGCGGGGCTCCACCGGATTCCCCTTGGTGGACGCCGGGCAGCGGCAACTCTGGCAGACGGGGTGGATGCACAACCGCGTGAGGATGATCGCGGCGAGCTTCCTGGTGAAGAACCTTGGCATCCACTGGCAACTCGGCGAGCAGTGGTTCTGGGACACCCTGGTGGATGCTGACCCGGCCTCAAACCCTGCCAACTGGCAATGGGTGGCAGGCTCGGGGGCAGACGCTTCGCCGTTCTTCCGGATCTTCAATCCAGAAGCCCAACGCATCAAATTCGATCCCCACGGCAAGTACATAGCGCGCTGGATCCAAGAGTTCGGCACGCCGGATTACCCGGAAGAAATCGTGGATCTCAAGACCACCCGGCAGGATGCGCTGGACGCCTACAAGGGACTCAAAGAGGTTTACTAG
- a CDS encoding CoA-acylating methylmalonate-semialdehyde dehydrogenase: MVRELSHYVDGQRIDGTSGRFSDVYDPCTGEVQARLPLASADEVRNAIANAEKGQLEWAAMNPQRRGRILLKFVDLVNENMDELAKLLSSEHGKTFADAKGDIQRGIEVVEFSAGAPHLLKGEFSDNAGQGIDVHSLRQPLGVVAGITPFNFPAMIPLWKSGPALAAGNAFILKPSERDPSVPLRLAELYSEAGVPNGVFNVINGDKEAVDALLEDPRVKAIGFVGSTPIAQYIYATAAAHGKRAQCFGGAKNHMVIMPDADLDMAADALIGAGYGSAGERCMAISVAVPVGQETADALVAKLTERVKDLKVGHSLDKDADFGPVVAASAKERIEGYIQSGVDEGATLVTDGRGLTVDGYEGGFWVGPTLFDNVTKDMKIYKEEIFGPVLSVLRAADYDEALRLCSEHEFGNGVAIFTRDGDSARDFASRVEVGMVGINVPIPVPIAYYTFGGWKASGFGDLNQHGADAFRFYTKTKTVTSRWPSGIRQGASFIMPAGS; this comes from the coding sequence ATGGTGCGCGAGCTTTCACACTACGTAGACGGCCAAAGGATCGATGGCACATCCGGTCGGTTCAGCGATGTCTACGATCCATGCACGGGCGAAGTGCAGGCGCGGCTTCCGCTGGCCAGCGCGGACGAGGTCCGCAACGCGATTGCAAATGCAGAAAAGGGCCAGCTCGAATGGGCGGCCATGAACCCACAGCGCAGGGGACGCATCCTGCTGAAGTTTGTGGACCTGGTCAACGAGAACATGGACGAGCTCGCCAAGCTCCTGTCCTCCGAACACGGCAAAACGTTTGCCGACGCCAAGGGCGACATCCAGCGCGGCATCGAGGTAGTCGAATTCTCCGCAGGGGCGCCGCACCTGCTCAAGGGTGAGTTCTCGGACAACGCGGGGCAGGGCATTGACGTGCATTCCCTGCGCCAACCGCTGGGCGTGGTTGCGGGCATTACGCCGTTCAACTTCCCGGCCATGATCCCCCTCTGGAAGTCTGGACCAGCGCTCGCAGCCGGCAACGCCTTCATCCTCAAGCCCTCCGAACGGGATCCCTCTGTTCCGCTTCGGCTCGCAGAGTTGTACAGCGAAGCCGGCGTTCCCAACGGCGTCTTCAACGTGATCAACGGTGACAAAGAAGCAGTGGATGCGCTGCTCGAAGATCCGCGCGTCAAGGCCATTGGCTTTGTTGGCTCCACGCCGATCGCGCAATACATCTACGCCACGGCTGCGGCGCACGGGAAGCGTGCCCAGTGCTTCGGCGGGGCGAAGAACCACATGGTGATTATGCCCGACGCCGATCTGGACATGGCTGCCGACGCCCTGATTGGTGCCGGCTACGGTTCCGCAGGCGAACGTTGCATGGCGATTTCCGTTGCAGTCCCGGTGGGCCAGGAAACAGCAGATGCCTTGGTGGCCAAGCTGACCGAGCGCGTCAAGGACCTCAAGGTTGGGCATAGCCTGGACAAGGACGCTGACTTTGGTCCCGTGGTTGCTGCCTCCGCGAAGGAACGGATCGAAGGCTACATCCAGTCCGGCGTTGACGAAGGCGCAACCCTTGTCACCGACGGCCGCGGGCTCACTGTGGACGGCTATGAGGGCGGCTTCTGGGTTGGGCCCACGCTCTTCGACAACGTCACGAAGGACATGAAGATCTACAAGGAAGAGATCTTCGGCCCGGTCCTCAGCGTGCTGCGCGCGGCTGACTATGACGAAGCGCTCAGGCTCTGCAGCGAGCACGAGTTTGGCAACGGCGTCGCAATTTTCACCCGCGACGGCGACTCCGCCCGCGACTTCGCCAGCCGGGTCGAAGTGGGCATGGTGGGCATCAACGTCCCCATTCCCGTGCCGATCGCGTATTACACGTTTGGCGGCTGGAAGGCCTCCGGCTTCGGCGACCTCAACCAGCACGGCGCCGACGCCTTCCGCTTCTACACCAAGACCAAGACCGTGACGTCGCGGTGGCCCTCCGGCATTCGACAGGGCGCCAGCTTCATCATGCCGGCAGGCAGCTGA
- a CDS encoding enoyl-CoA hydratase/isomerase family protein, with product MGALDTEDVLFQRRGHLGIVTLNRPQAVNALSAGMVKAMLQQLTAWADDDAVATVLVRGAGDRGLCAGGDIVAIYKDMLQGGTETAEFWADEYRLNSLIARYPKPYVAFMDGLVLGGGVGVSAHGSVRIVTERTRTGMPETTIGFVPDVGGTLLLSRSPGETGTHAALTGAHLTGADALFLGLADHFVPSESLPALAEALESSTAEVAVERFAQAAPDSALAAQQEWINAAYAHDDAEEIVHSLRSLGDSSPDAASAADTIEAKSPTSVKVTLASLRRVRGMSLEEALDQEYRVGLRCLAGPDFREGIRAQVVDKDRNPQWKPPTLAEVRESDVEGYFAPVGERELGLAALGADAT from the coding sequence ATGGGGGCTTTGGACACAGAAGACGTTCTTTTCCAGCGCCGCGGCCATCTTGGCATCGTGACGCTCAACCGGCCCCAGGCAGTCAACGCCCTCAGCGCGGGAATGGTGAAAGCCATGCTCCAGCAGTTGACTGCCTGGGCTGACGACGACGCCGTGGCAACCGTCCTGGTGCGCGGCGCCGGCGACCGTGGGCTGTGCGCCGGCGGGGACATCGTGGCCATCTATAAGGACATGTTGCAGGGCGGAACGGAAACGGCGGAGTTCTGGGCCGACGAGTACCGGCTGAACTCGCTCATTGCCCGTTACCCCAAGCCCTATGTCGCCTTCATGGACGGGTTGGTGCTGGGCGGCGGCGTTGGGGTTTCGGCGCACGGCTCGGTGCGCATCGTTACTGAGCGGACGCGCACCGGCATGCCTGAGACCACCATTGGGTTCGTGCCCGACGTCGGCGGCACCCTTTTGCTGTCCCGCTCACCCGGGGAGACGGGAACCCATGCGGCCCTGACCGGCGCCCACCTCACGGGGGCAGATGCCCTGTTCCTCGGCCTGGCGGATCACTTTGTGCCGTCCGAAAGCCTGCCCGCACTGGCGGAAGCGTTGGAAAGCTCGACGGCGGAGGTCGCCGTCGAGCGCTTTGCCCAAGCAGCGCCGGACTCGGCCCTGGCCGCCCAGCAGGAGTGGATCAACGCGGCCTATGCGCATGACGACGCTGAGGAGATCGTGCACAGTTTGCGCTCGCTGGGGGATTCTTCGCCCGACGCCGCTTCCGCGGCCGACACCATTGAGGCGAAGTCGCCCACATCTGTGAAGGTCACTTTGGCATCCTTGCGACGCGTCCGTGGGATGTCGCTGGAGGAAGCGCTGGACCAGGAGTACCGGGTGGGATTGCGCTGCCTGGCCGGGCCCGATTTTCGGGAGGGGATCCGCGCACAGGTAGTGGATAAGGATCGGAACCCGCAATGGAAGCCCCCCACGTTGGCCGAGGTACGCGAGTCCGACGTCGAGGGCTACTTTGCGCCGGTCGGTGAGCGGGAGTTGGGGCTCGCCGCTTTGGGTGCTGACGCTACGTGA
- the mmsB gene encoding 3-hydroxyisobutyrate dehydrogenase codes for MTENAAVPDIQAPATGLIAFLGLGHMGGPMAANLIKAGHDVIGYDPVPAAVEAAKDHGIPMASTAQEAVDGAAVVLTMLPSGKHVLEAYRGVDGPGLLSVAAPNTLFLDCSTINVDEAREAAIIALEAGHRSVDAPVSGGVVGAEAGTLTFMVGALPEDFETVKPILELMGKRIVHCGDHGAGQAAKVCNNMILGVSMIAVAEAFVLGEKLGLTHQALFDVASNASGQCWALTTNCPVPGPVPTSPANRDYQPGFAGALMAKDLRLAVNALESTGVAAELGPLASRIYDAYAAGEGAGRDFSGIITDIRDKSV; via the coding sequence ATGACAGAGAACGCAGCCGTGCCAGATATCCAAGCCCCGGCAACGGGACTCATCGCTTTCCTCGGACTCGGCCATATGGGCGGACCCATGGCGGCCAACCTGATCAAAGCCGGGCACGACGTGATCGGCTATGACCCCGTGCCGGCCGCCGTTGAGGCAGCCAAGGACCACGGGATTCCCATGGCGTCCACGGCGCAGGAAGCCGTGGACGGCGCGGCCGTGGTGTTGACCATGTTGCCCAGCGGCAAGCACGTGCTGGAGGCGTACCGCGGTGTTGACGGGCCCGGGCTGTTGTCGGTTGCCGCGCCGAACACGTTGTTCCTGGATTGCTCCACGATCAATGTTGACGAGGCCCGGGAGGCCGCTATCATTGCTTTGGAAGCGGGCCACCGTTCCGTGGACGCCCCGGTTTCCGGTGGCGTTGTGGGTGCCGAGGCCGGCACCCTGACCTTTATGGTGGGCGCATTGCCGGAGGACTTTGAGACCGTCAAACCCATCCTGGAACTCATGGGCAAGAGGATCGTGCACTGCGGGGATCACGGTGCCGGGCAAGCAGCCAAGGTTTGCAACAACATGATCCTGGGTGTGTCCATGATTGCTGTCGCCGAAGCCTTCGTGCTCGGGGAGAAACTTGGACTGACGCACCAGGCACTGTTCGACGTCGCTTCCAACGCTTCCGGGCAGTGTTGGGCCCTGACCACCAACTGTCCTGTTCCCGGTCCCGTGCCTACAAGCCCGGCCAACCGCGACTACCAGCCGGGCTTTGCGGGAGCACTGATGGCCAAGGATCTTCGGCTGGCCGTCAATGCGTTGGAAAGCACAGGAGTTGCAGCGGAGCTGGGACCGTTGGCATCCCGGATCTACGATGCCTACGCCGCCGGCGAGGGCGCCGGACGTGACTTCTCGGGCATCATCACGGACATTCGCGATAAGTCTGTGTGA
- a CDS encoding enoyl-CoA hydratase translates to MTEQYGNILVERRGRVGLVTLNRPQALNALNTALMNELVDAVTAMDTDPDIGAVVITGSAKAFAAGADIKEMSSKSYMEMYAADWFRRWEDLTRLRIPVIAAVSGFALGGGCELAMMADFIIAGDNAKFGQPEINLGVIPGMGGSQRLTRAVGKAKAMDMVLTGRFMDAEEAERSGLVSRIVPAAEVIDEAVKAAEVIASKSKPAAMVAKEAVNAAFEMGLAQGVLFERRVFHSLFATEDQKEGMAAFSEKRQPEFKHR, encoded by the coding sequence ATGACGGAGCAGTACGGGAACATCCTGGTGGAACGCCGGGGCCGCGTGGGTTTGGTGACGTTGAACCGGCCGCAGGCGTTGAACGCGCTGAACACGGCACTCATGAACGAACTTGTGGACGCCGTGACAGCGATGGACACCGATCCTGACATCGGCGCAGTGGTCATCACAGGATCCGCCAAGGCGTTCGCGGCAGGCGCCGACATCAAGGAGATGTCCTCCAAGAGCTACATGGAAATGTATGCGGCGGACTGGTTCCGTCGCTGGGAGGACCTGACCAGGCTCCGCATCCCCGTCATTGCCGCGGTCTCCGGCTTTGCCCTGGGCGGGGGCTGCGAATTGGCGATGATGGCGGACTTCATCATTGCCGGGGACAACGCCAAATTCGGCCAACCGGAAATCAACCTGGGTGTCATTCCGGGAATGGGCGGCTCCCAGCGGCTCACACGTGCCGTTGGCAAGGCCAAAGCGATGGACATGGTCCTTACGGGCCGTTTCATGGACGCCGAGGAAGCTGAACGCTCCGGACTTGTCTCCCGGATTGTCCCCGCAGCCGAAGTGATTGACGAGGCAGTGAAAGCCGCCGAGGTCATCGCTTCCAAATCCAAGCCCGCAGCCATGGTGGCCAAGGAAGCCGTCAACGCCGCGTTTGAAATGGGTCTGGCACAGGGCGTGCTTTTCGAACGGCGCGTGTTCCACTCGCTTTTCGCCACTGAGGACCAGAAGGAAGGCATGGCCGCGTTCAGCGAGAAGCGGCAGCCCGAGTTCAAACACCGGTAG
- a CDS encoding DUF4190 domain-containing protein, protein MSTEIVQTGQTEASAQPINRQAIVAAAMAVLALVGLFFAGMAVIAIFVVGAGHVALNQIQQRGERGRPFAIGALVVGYGIGLLSLGSALIFSFTSGIH, encoded by the coding sequence ATGTCAACGGAGATCGTTCAAACCGGCCAAACGGAAGCATCCGCCCAACCGATCAACCGCCAGGCCATCGTGGCGGCAGCGATGGCAGTGCTGGCCCTTGTTGGTCTGTTCTTCGCGGGGATGGCCGTCATCGCAATCTTCGTTGTGGGCGCAGGTCACGTGGCCCTCAACCAGATCCAGCAACGTGGAGAACGCGGACGTCCCTTCGCGATTGGTGCCCTGGTTGTTGGCTATGGCATCGGCCTGCTGTCCTTGGGCTCAGCCCTCATTTTCTCGTTTACCTCCGGTATTCACTAA
- a CDS encoding MarR family transcriptional regulator: protein MGTPLPRDPIADAQRNWERHGWGDVAAPMAAITAIMRTQQILLARIETVLKPFGLTFARYELLALLSFARSGALPMNKASALLQVHPTSVTNAVDRLEKAGLVARSPHPTDGRTTLIELTAEGRTLAKKATAALNSEVFGNSGFGDDDVDHLIRVLGTFRRDAGDFTEE from the coding sequence ATGGGCACCCCACTCCCCCGCGACCCCATCGCCGACGCCCAACGCAACTGGGAACGGCATGGTTGGGGCGATGTTGCCGCGCCCATGGCTGCCATTACCGCGATCATGCGCACACAGCAGATCCTGCTTGCGCGCATCGAAACCGTCCTCAAACCGTTCGGACTGACCTTCGCACGCTACGAACTCCTCGCGCTGCTGAGTTTCGCCCGCAGCGGCGCGCTCCCCATGAACAAGGCGAGTGCGCTCCTGCAGGTACACCCCACCTCGGTGACCAACGCCGTCGACCGTTTGGAAAAAGCCGGCCTGGTGGCCCGTTCCCCGCACCCAACGGACGGGCGGACCACGCTGATCGAACTCACCGCCGAAGGCCGCACTCTCGCGAAGAAGGCGACGGCGGCCCTCAACTCTGAGGTTTTCGGCAACTCGGGCTTCGGAGACGACGACGTCGATCACCTTATCCGCGTCCTGGGCACCTTCCGCCGGGATGCCGGTGACTTCACGGAGGAGTGA